A genomic segment from Tachysurus fulvidraco isolate hzauxx_2018 chromosome 21, HZAU_PFXX_2.0, whole genome shotgun sequence encodes:
- the timd4 gene encoding T-cell immunoglobulin and mucin domain-containing protein 4 yields the protein MPQAASSTKQGLLKCKTTAKNLVRMAASYSGLTLLLWILVLNISVARSSETPFKVTEGSTVILSCQYSVKQHGMTHVCWGRDCGTFWCNDIIIQTDESGVISKVSDRYRLIGDVLSGQMDLGIQRIRQADSGPYCCRINIDGLFNDKKVTYTLKVIKGAVTTVPTTTTLHTTEPLQTQTVSPASDQISDAPFDISGQNHTLHNSNSLTDEAITSITLQINIPVLSLSLSLLLLLVGALALLAFKRGFHTKVIDSGCLSKEPKHIIYEIRTRRPVEENIYILE from the exons ATGCCCCAGGCTGCCTCCAGCACAAAGCAGGGTTTGCTAAAATGCAAAACCACAGCTAAGAATCTAGTCCGAATGGCTGCCAGTTATAGCGGTTTGACTTTGCTGCTCTGGATTCTGGTCCTCAACATCTCag TTGCCAGATCATCAGAGACACCATTCAAGGTAACCGAGGGCAGCACCGTGATTCTGTCCTGTCAGTACTCTGTTAAGCAGCATGGCATGACCCACGTCTGCTGGGGTCGAGACTGTGGAACCTTTTGGTGCAATGACATCATCATTCAGACAGATGAAAGTGGGGTCATCTCAAAGGTCTCTGACAGGTACAGACTCATCGGAGATGTTCTCTCTGGACAAATGGACCTGGGGATCCAGCGGATACGACAGGCAGACAGTGGCCCGTACTGCTGCAGGATAAATATAGATGGACTATTCAATGACAAGAAGGTGACCTACACTTTAAAGGTTATAAAAg GTGCAGTGACAACAGTACCAACAACTACTACACTTCACACTACAGAACCACTACAAACCCAGACAG TATCTCCGGCCTCAGATCAGATCAGCGATGCACCATTTGACATTTCTGGGCAAAACCACACCCTACACAATTCTAACTCTCTG ACTGATGAAGCGATAACAAGCATAACACTACAGATCAACATCCCCGTgctatctctgtctctcagtctgctCTTGCTTTTGGTGGGGGCCTTGGCCCTGCTGGCCTTTAAAC GTGGGTTCCATACAAAGGTCATTGATAGTGGATG TTTGTCAAAAGAGCCAAAACACATTATTTACGAAATACGGACCAGAAGGCCAGTGGAGGAGAATATTTATATCCTGGAATAA